A window from Leifsonia shinshuensis encodes these proteins:
- a CDS encoding PRD domain-containing protein, whose amino-acid sequence MALSAKQTRMLDILARRAAWVTAGELAHDIGVTTRSIRSYAAALGDVVESGPSGYRVKPDAYAAYLAGDGSSDTGKAGSPQERLVFLARRLLDEPDGIDVYETAESLFVSDSTIESDLTRMRGLLTGTELTLERHGSAVQLLGPEIARRKLLSRLFRDEMRQSVIDVARIQEAFGAEGLAEFKSDLVAMLDARGFFVNEYGINDVLLHMAVALDRVAKDRVLPTVEEPETSETIQSLAHDLGELIERRFGTTLDTTELRYLAILMRTRVIAPGAGRDPIEEFVSPADLDVVRGIIDRASSEYLVDLHDEDFIVRLSLHVQNLVARAHENTYSRNPLTRSIKSSYPMIYELAVYIASRLQAAEGIAVNDDEIAYIAMHVGAYLEQQSRRRDAVTCAVVCPNYYDMHILLRDRLESTLGDELDITSVITSTDVDWEELDADLVLTTIDPRGRRENTVIVQPFLTETDVEHIRQAASRIRRQRHRARIKSELLEYFDESLFLRNFYARDSITLIRALGDRMIAAGAIDQEYVDQTVEREQMSSTAFTDSLAVPHAMTMSAKRTAIAIVINDTAIDWGDARVNVIAFIAFSAAGRASFQTVFDQFVEVFSDREAVLGLIRRADTFTAFIDELVRIIDA is encoded by the coding sequence GTGGCGCTCTCGGCGAAGCAGACGAGGATGCTGGACATCCTGGCGCGTCGTGCTGCCTGGGTGACGGCCGGCGAACTCGCCCACGACATCGGCGTGACGACCCGCAGCATCCGCTCGTACGCGGCCGCGCTCGGGGACGTCGTCGAGTCCGGTCCGAGCGGATACCGGGTCAAGCCCGACGCGTACGCCGCCTACCTGGCGGGCGACGGCAGCTCCGACACCGGGAAGGCCGGGTCGCCGCAGGAGCGGCTGGTCTTCCTGGCGCGCAGGCTGCTCGACGAGCCGGACGGCATCGACGTCTATGAGACCGCCGAGAGCCTGTTCGTCTCCGATTCGACCATCGAGTCCGACCTGACCCGGATGCGCGGGCTGCTCACCGGCACCGAGCTCACCCTCGAGCGGCACGGCTCGGCGGTGCAGCTGCTCGGACCCGAGATCGCGCGGCGGAAGCTGCTGAGCCGCCTGTTCCGCGACGAGATGCGCCAGAGCGTGATCGACGTCGCGCGCATCCAGGAGGCGTTCGGCGCGGAAGGGCTGGCCGAGTTCAAGTCGGACCTCGTCGCGATGCTCGATGCGCGCGGGTTCTTCGTCAACGAGTACGGCATCAACGACGTGCTGCTGCACATGGCGGTGGCGCTCGACCGGGTCGCCAAGGATCGTGTCCTCCCGACGGTGGAGGAGCCGGAGACCAGCGAGACCATCCAGTCGCTCGCCCACGACCTCGGCGAACTGATCGAGCGGCGGTTCGGCACCACGCTCGACACGACCGAGCTGCGCTACCTCGCCATCCTGATGCGCACACGGGTGATCGCGCCCGGGGCCGGCCGCGACCCGATCGAGGAGTTCGTGAGCCCCGCCGACCTCGACGTCGTCCGCGGGATCATCGACCGCGCCTCCAGCGAGTACCTCGTCGACCTGCACGATGAGGACTTCATCGTGCGCCTCAGCCTCCACGTGCAGAACCTCGTCGCGCGCGCCCACGAGAACACGTACTCGCGTAACCCCCTGACCCGGTCGATCAAGAGCTCGTACCCGATGATCTACGAGCTCGCCGTCTACATCGCCAGCCGTCTGCAGGCCGCCGAGGGCATCGCGGTCAACGACGACGAGATCGCCTACATCGCCATGCACGTCGGCGCCTACCTGGAGCAGCAGTCGCGGCGGCGGGACGCGGTCACCTGCGCGGTCGTGTGCCCCAACTACTACGACATGCACATCCTGCTGCGCGACCGGCTCGAGAGCACGCTCGGCGACGAGCTCGACATCACCAGCGTCATCACCTCGACGGACGTGGACTGGGAGGAGCTCGACGCCGACCTGGTGCTGACCACGATCGACCCGCGGGGGAGGCGCGAGAACACGGTGATCGTGCAGCCGTTCCTCACCGAGACGGACGTGGAGCACATCCGCCAGGCCGCCTCGCGCATCCGCCGCCAACGCCACCGGGCGCGTATCAAGAGCGAGCTGCTCGAGTACTTCGACGAGAGCCTGTTCCTCCGCAACTTCTACGCCCGCGATTCGATCACCCTCATCCGTGCCCTCGGCGACCGGATGATCGCGGCCGGGGCGATCGACCAGGAGTACGTCGACCAGACCGTCGAGCGCGAGCAGATGTCGTCCACGGCGTTCACCGACTCGCTGGCCGTGCCGCACGCGATGACGATGAGCGCGAAACGCACCGCCATCGCGATCGTCATCAACGACACCGCCATCGACTGGGGGGATGCGCGGGTCAACGTCATCGCGTTCATCGCGTTCTCCGCCGCCGGGCGCGCGTCGTTCCAGACGGTCTTCGACCAGTTCGTCGAGGTCTTCTCCGACCGGGAGGCCGTGCTCGGCCTCATCCGCCGCGCCGACACCTTCACGGCCTTCATCGACGAGCTCGTCCGCATCATCGACGCCTGA
- a CDS encoding amidohydrolase: MDLEALYRDLHAHPELAFTEHRTAGIVADRLTELGLEVHTGIATTGVVGVLRNGDGPTVLLRADMDALPVREQTGLAWASTQSVTDEAGNSIPLMHACGHDIHITCLLGAVEALDAARTEWSGTLVALFQPAEEHGGGAQVMVDDGLFEKVPVPDVVLGQHVLPYPAGMVGAHPGAAMAAVDTMEVTLHGRGGHGSRPETTIDPVVMAAATVMRLQTVVSREIAPQDTAVVTVGSLHAGNKNNIIAAEATLGISVRSFNEEVRQKVLDGVHRVIAAESHASGAPQDPDIEWGERYPVTVNDPESTERVNTAFAREFGEASVLHPGALSGSEDVGNLATAAGAPLVYWMLGGADPETVLRAMAAGTVETDIPTNHSPFFAPLPQPTIDTGVRALVVAAREWLG, translated from the coding sequence ATGGATCTCGAAGCCCTGTACCGCGACCTGCACGCCCACCCCGAGCTCGCGTTCACCGAGCACCGCACCGCCGGCATCGTGGCCGACCGCCTCACGGAGCTCGGCCTCGAGGTGCACACCGGCATCGCGACGACCGGCGTGGTCGGCGTGCTGCGCAACGGTGACGGCCCGACGGTGCTGCTGCGGGCCGACATGGATGCGCTCCCTGTGCGCGAGCAGACCGGCCTCGCGTGGGCGTCCACGCAGTCGGTCACCGACGAGGCGGGCAACTCGATCCCGCTGATGCACGCGTGCGGCCACGACATCCACATCACCTGCCTTCTCGGCGCCGTCGAGGCGCTGGACGCCGCCCGGACGGAGTGGTCCGGCACCCTGGTCGCGCTGTTCCAGCCGGCCGAGGAGCACGGCGGCGGCGCGCAGGTGATGGTCGACGACGGCCTGTTCGAGAAGGTGCCCGTCCCGGATGTGGTGCTCGGCCAGCACGTGCTGCCCTACCCGGCCGGCATGGTCGGCGCGCACCCCGGCGCCGCGATGGCGGCGGTCGACACGATGGAGGTCACGCTCCACGGCCGCGGCGGCCACGGCTCGCGTCCCGAGACCACGATCGACCCGGTCGTGATGGCCGCCGCGACGGTGATGCGGCTGCAGACCGTCGTCTCCCGCGAGATCGCGCCGCAGGACACGGCGGTCGTCACGGTGGGCAGCCTCCACGCGGGGAACAAGAACAACATCATCGCGGCGGAGGCGACGCTCGGGATCAGCGTCCGCAGCTTCAACGAGGAGGTGCGGCAGAAGGTGCTGGATGGCGTCCACCGCGTCATCGCCGCCGAGTCGCACGCGTCGGGCGCCCCGCAGGATCCGGACATCGAGTGGGGCGAGCGCTATCCGGTCACGGTGAACGATCCGGAGTCGACCGAACGGGTCAACACCGCGTTCGCGCGGGAGTTCGGCGAGGCGAGCGTGCTCCACCCGGGCGCGCTGTCGGGCAGCGAGGACGTCGGGAACCTGGCCACCGCGGCCGGAGCCCCCCTCGTGTACTGGATGCTCGGAGGCGCCGACCCGGAGACCGTGCTCCGCGCGATGGCGGCCGGGACCGTGGAGACCGACATCCCGACCAACCACTCGCCGTTCTTCGCACCGCTGCCGCAGCCGACGATCGACACCGGGGTCCGCGCGCTGGTGGTCGCGGCGCGGGAGTGGCTGGGCTGA
- a CDS encoding SseB family protein yields the protein MAKPRPRFPQTYENAPVRKALAAIAAEPTLENLDALLAAATKGGLVVDVTGSTPQDTRLRTINSTTGEPVLPLFTSTTALRAAVAQTAEGDGAPVQAVIVPAVEALGFIRTADFVAVQFDPGAEHTMIVARSHIESALGEH from the coding sequence ATGGCCAAGCCCCGACCCCGGTTCCCGCAGACCTACGAGAACGCGCCCGTCCGGAAGGCGCTCGCGGCCATCGCCGCCGAGCCGACGCTGGAGAACCTGGATGCGCTGCTCGCCGCGGCGACGAAGGGCGGGCTCGTCGTCGATGTGACGGGGTCGACCCCGCAGGACACCCGCCTGCGCACCATCAACTCCACCACCGGCGAGCCCGTGCTGCCGCTGTTCACGTCGACGACCGCGCTCCGCGCCGCCGTCGCGCAGACCGCCGAGGGCGACGGCGCTCCCGTGCAGGCCGTGATCGTGCCGGCCGTCGAGGCGCTGGGCTTCATCCGGACCGCCGACTTCGTCGCCGTTCAGTTCGATCCGGGCGCGGAGCACACCATGATCGTCGCGCGCTCGCACATCGAGTCCGCCCTCGGCGAGCACTGA
- a CDS encoding LacI family DNA-binding transcriptional regulator → MNEPSTAPATARPTLAAVARLAGVSNSTASLAFSGTGPVSEATRERVLAAAKQLNYAGPDPRARSLRRGRSGIVGVVMEERVRDAFRDPIKIALLDGITEEIGAIDAGLLILTDAGETAQRIEDAPMDAVVLIGCSPRLDESVAMLRQRGIPLVAIEGDPADGVPTIGQDNREATRVAAQHLSDLGHRDVAVVTLSLTRDRARGALTPDRVAAASSTTAIERLAGARDVFPDAGGWVTRGSFVEEGRLAGRALLEAPSTRPTAIIAQSDLLAAGVIRAAEELGLEVPGDVSVVGFDGVRVDGLWPYDLTTLVQPAVDKGRAAGRAVVEMLEGGVPRPSTFTSVFHRGNTTAAPRPAA, encoded by the coding sequence GTGAACGAACCCAGCACAGCCCCGGCGACCGCGCGCCCCACCCTCGCCGCGGTCGCCCGCCTGGCCGGCGTGTCCAACTCGACCGCGTCTCTCGCCTTCTCCGGCACCGGACCGGTCTCCGAGGCGACGCGCGAGCGCGTGCTGGCCGCCGCGAAGCAGCTCAACTACGCCGGACCCGACCCGCGGGCGCGTTCGCTGCGCCGCGGACGCTCGGGGATCGTCGGCGTGGTCATGGAGGAGCGCGTTCGGGATGCGTTCCGCGACCCGATCAAGATCGCCCTGCTCGACGGCATCACCGAGGAGATCGGCGCGATCGACGCCGGCCTCCTCATCCTCACCGACGCGGGGGAGACGGCCCAGCGCATCGAGGACGCCCCGATGGACGCGGTGGTCCTGATCGGCTGCAGCCCCCGCCTGGACGAGTCGGTCGCCATGCTCCGCCAGCGCGGCATCCCCCTGGTGGCGATCGAGGGCGACCCGGCCGACGGCGTCCCGACCATCGGGCAAGACAACCGGGAGGCGACGCGCGTCGCCGCCCAGCACCTCTCCGACCTGGGTCACCGCGACGTGGCCGTCGTCACCCTGTCGCTGACGCGCGACCGAGCGCGCGGCGCACTGACGCCCGACCGCGTGGCCGCGGCGAGCTCCACCACCGCGATCGAGCGCCTCGCCGGAGCCCGCGACGTCTTCCCGGACGCCGGCGGATGGGTGACGCGCGGCTCGTTCGTGGAGGAGGGCCGCCTCGCCGGCCGCGCCCTGCTCGAGGCTCCGTCCACCCGCCCGACCGCGATCATCGCCCAGAGCGACCTCCTCGCCGCCGGGGTGATCCGCGCGGCGGAGGAGCTGGGACTCGAGGTCCCCGGCGACGTCAGCGTGGTCGGCTTCGACGGCGTCCGCGTCGACGGCCTGTGGCCCTACGACCTCACCACCCTCGTGCAGCCCGCCGTCGACAAGGGTCGCGCCGCCGGACGAGCGGTCGTCGAGATGCTGGAGGGCGGCGTGCCCCGCCCCTCCACGTTCACCAGCGTCTTCCACCGCGGCAACACGACGGCCGCGCCGCGCCCCGCCGCGTAG
- a CDS encoding MFS transporter has protein sequence MSQPTSAPTRTRRELTAWRNAVFVIFILSGLAMATWVARIPGVRDDLGLGKDPSAVGLLILGMSVGAIAGLSVSSPLLVRFGPHKGMVGGLVIVAIGTLSIGFGSTTFHSVPLVAIGLILLGFGNGMVDVMMNVEATAVEREIGKTLLPLMHACFSLGTVFGAGIGALAAWLLVPVAWHLLGIAVVIVVVAVVAIRFIPREAELGDDAVETERIPFGERFRTSLAVWADWRLILIGVVMLGMAFGEGSANDWISLAVVDGHGQTNSVGAVVFGFFVAAMTVGRVVGGPIVDRIGRVAAIRITAGMGAVGLVLFIVGGPMWVVVIGTVLWGFGVSLGFPLGMSAAADGAANPAARVSAVAIIGYCAFLAGPPLIGFLGQHFGLLNALFLVLALLVAAFLAAPAVRPVSAPPADRRQKAAEPA, from the coding sequence ATGTCACAGCCGACCTCCGCCCCGACGCGCACCCGCCGAGAGCTGACCGCGTGGCGCAACGCCGTGTTCGTGATCTTCATCCTCAGCGGGCTCGCGATGGCCACCTGGGTGGCGCGCATCCCGGGCGTCCGCGACGACCTCGGCCTCGGCAAGGACCCCTCCGCGGTCGGCCTCCTCATCCTCGGGATGTCGGTCGGCGCGATCGCCGGCCTCTCGGTGTCGTCGCCGCTCCTCGTCCGCTTCGGGCCGCACAAGGGGATGGTCGGCGGGCTCGTCATCGTGGCCATCGGAACTTTGAGCATCGGTTTCGGGTCGACCACGTTCCACAGCGTCCCGCTGGTCGCGATCGGGCTCATCCTGCTCGGCTTCGGCAACGGCATGGTCGACGTGATGATGAACGTCGAGGCGACGGCGGTCGAGCGCGAGATCGGGAAGACGCTGCTGCCCCTGATGCACGCGTGCTTCAGCCTCGGGACGGTCTTCGGCGCCGGCATCGGCGCGCTCGCCGCCTGGCTGCTGGTGCCGGTCGCCTGGCACCTGCTGGGCATCGCGGTCGTGATCGTGGTCGTTGCCGTGGTGGCGATCCGTTTCATCCCGCGCGAGGCGGAGCTGGGGGACGACGCGGTCGAGACGGAGCGCATCCCCTTCGGCGAGCGCTTCCGCACCTCGCTGGCGGTGTGGGCCGACTGGCGTCTCATCCTCATCGGCGTGGTCATGCTCGGGATGGCGTTCGGCGAGGGCTCGGCGAACGACTGGATCTCGCTGGCCGTCGTCGACGGACACGGCCAGACGAACTCGGTCGGCGCGGTCGTCTTCGGCTTCTTCGTCGCGGCGATGACGGTCGGCCGCGTGGTCGGCGGACCGATCGTGGACCGCATCGGACGCGTCGCCGCCATCCGCATCACGGCCGGCATGGGGGCGGTCGGACTCGTGCTCTTCATCGTCGGCGGACCGATGTGGGTCGTCGTGATCGGGACCGTGCTCTGGGGCTTCGGCGTGTCGCTCGGCTTCCCACTCGGCATGTCGGCCGCCGCGGACGGCGCGGCGAACCCGGCCGCCCGCGTGTCGGCCGTGGCGATCATCGGCTACTGCGCGTTCCTCGCCGGACCGCCGCTTATCGGCTTCCTCGGGCAGCACTTCGGGCTGCTGAACGCACTGTTCCTCGTGCTGGCGCTGCTGGTCGCGGCGTTCCTCGCGGCGCCGGCCGTGCGCCCGGTGTCGGCGCCGCCCGCCGACCGCCGGCAGAAGGCGGCCGAGCCCGCCTGA
- the ptsP gene encoding phosphoenolpyruvate--protein phosphotransferase, which produces MTANANESATLLRGAGIGQGVAVGPVLRMSAPLPEPSDQPSTRTPGEEKARVQEAVAAVAADLRRRASTVQGTAADVLEAQSMMAEDSTLADDVASRIDSGRTAERAVFEGFAVFRDMLKELGGYMGERAGDLDDVSQRVVAALEGKPAPGVPDSDTPYVLVAHDLAPADTALLDLTKVLGLVTKEGGPTSHTAILAREKSIVAIVGADGADRLSDGDEVIVDAASGTVTVSPTDEQRADAQRRIEERAAALAGGVEPGALADGTAIPLLANLGSAEGAEAAIAAGAEGVGLFRTEFLFLDQRMAPTVEQQREQYLALLRAFSGGRKVVVRVLDAGADKPLEFLNDAHEDNPALGLRGLRSLRANEDILREQLTALAEADAQTDADLWVMAPMVSTVEETRYFTELGREYGLKTVGVMVEVPSAALLADRILPLADFASIGTNDLTQYTLAADRLLGSVAGFQDPWHPAVLRLIGEVGAAGAATGKPVGICGEAAADPLLAVVLVGLGATTLSMSPAALADVRLSLKRYTLGQARSLAETALAADGAAEAREAVRAAADRFTSQDRNEAPE; this is translated from the coding sequence ATGACCGCCAACGCGAACGAATCAGCCACGCTGCTCCGCGGCGCCGGCATCGGCCAGGGTGTCGCCGTCGGCCCGGTGCTCCGGATGTCCGCTCCGCTGCCCGAGCCCTCCGACCAGCCCAGCACCCGCACCCCCGGCGAGGAGAAGGCGCGCGTCCAGGAGGCGGTGGCCGCGGTCGCCGCGGACCTCCGCCGGCGCGCATCCACCGTCCAGGGCACCGCCGCCGATGTGCTCGAGGCCCAGTCGATGATGGCGGAGGACTCCACCCTCGCCGACGACGTCGCGTCGCGGATCGACAGCGGCCGCACTGCCGAGCGGGCCGTCTTCGAGGGGTTCGCGGTGTTCCGCGACATGCTCAAGGAGCTCGGCGGCTACATGGGCGAGCGCGCCGGCGACCTGGACGATGTCTCGCAGCGCGTCGTCGCCGCGCTGGAGGGCAAGCCGGCTCCCGGCGTTCCGGACTCGGACACCCCGTACGTCCTGGTCGCCCACGACCTCGCTCCTGCCGACACGGCCCTGCTCGACCTGACGAAGGTGCTCGGCCTGGTGACGAAGGAGGGCGGACCGACCTCGCACACGGCCATCCTGGCCCGGGAGAAGTCGATCGTCGCGATCGTCGGGGCCGACGGCGCCGACCGGCTCTCCGACGGCGACGAGGTGATCGTGGATGCGGCCTCCGGCACCGTCACCGTCTCGCCCACCGACGAGCAGCGCGCCGACGCGCAGCGCCGCATCGAGGAGCGGGCCGCGGCGCTCGCCGGCGGCGTGGAGCCGGGCGCCCTCGCCGACGGTACCGCCATCCCCCTCCTGGCGAACCTCGGCTCGGCCGAGGGCGCCGAGGCGGCGATCGCCGCGGGCGCGGAGGGCGTCGGGCTGTTCCGCACGGAGTTCCTCTTCCTCGACCAGCGGATGGCGCCCACCGTCGAGCAGCAGCGGGAGCAGTACCTCGCCCTGCTGCGCGCCTTCAGCGGCGGCCGGAAAGTCGTCGTCCGTGTGCTTGACGCCGGCGCTGACAAGCCGCTGGAGTTCCTCAACGACGCGCACGAGGACAACCCGGCGCTCGGGCTCCGCGGGCTGCGTTCCCTCCGCGCCAACGAGGACATCCTGCGCGAGCAGCTCACCGCCCTCGCCGAAGCGGACGCCCAGACCGACGCCGACCTCTGGGTCATGGCGCCGATGGTGTCCACCGTCGAGGAGACGCGCTACTTCACGGAGCTCGGCCGCGAGTACGGCCTGAAGACCGTCGGCGTCATGGTCGAGGTGCCGTCGGCCGCGCTGCTCGCCGACCGCATCCTCCCGCTGGCCGACTTCGCGTCGATCGGCACCAACGACCTCACGCAGTACACCCTCGCGGCCGACCGCCTGCTCGGCTCGGTCGCCGGCTTCCAGGACCCGTGGCATCCTGCCGTCCTCCGCCTCATCGGCGAAGTCGGCGCAGCGGGTGCGGCGACCGGCAAGCCCGTGGGCATCTGCGGCGAGGCGGCGGCGGACCCCCTGCTCGCCGTCGTGCTGGTGGGCCTCGGCGCCACCACCCTCTCCATGTCGCCGGCGGCGCTCGCCGACGTGCGGCTCTCCCTGAAGCGCTACACCCTCGGCCAGGCCCGATCCCTGGCCGAGACCGCCCTGGCCGCCGACGGCGCGGCCGAAGCCCGGGAGGCGGTCCGAGCGGCCGCCGACCGATTCACGTCCCAGGACAGAAACGAGGCACCAGAATGA
- a CDS encoding PTS IIB subunit: MRIVVVCGAGASSTFVAVKLRSAARSRGAVVEVEPGSASQLESLTGVDVVLVGAHLEYAVPGLRERAAATGTAVAVLPPVSPAALDGDSALDLALSAQATTL; the protein is encoded by the coding sequence ATGAGGATCGTGGTCGTCTGCGGCGCCGGTGCGTCCAGCACCTTCGTCGCCGTGAAGCTGCGCAGCGCGGCACGCAGCCGCGGAGCCGTCGTGGAGGTCGAGCCGGGCAGCGCCAGCCAGCTGGAGTCCCTCACCGGCGTCGACGTCGTCCTCGTCGGCGCGCACCTCGAGTACGCCGTGCCTGGCCTCCGCGAGCGCGCCGCCGCGACCGGCACCGCCGTCGCCGTGCTCCCTCCCGTCTCCCCGGCCGCCCTCGACGGCGACAGCGCGCTGGACCTGGCCCTCAGCGCCCAGGCGACGACACTATGA
- a CDS encoding HPr family phosphocarrier protein — translation MAERIITVGSTHGLHARPAKLFVEAVNGSGAKVKLTKEGGKTVDAGSILGVISLGIDHGDKIVLTTDAADGEAVLDDLAEILATDHDA, via the coding sequence ATGGCTGAACGGATCATCACCGTCGGATCGACGCACGGGCTGCACGCCCGCCCGGCGAAGCTCTTCGTCGAGGCGGTCAACGGCTCGGGTGCGAAGGTGAAGCTGACCAAGGAGGGCGGCAAGACCGTCGACGCGGGCAGCATCCTCGGAGTGATCTCGCTGGGCATCGACCACGGCGACAAGATCGTGCTCACCACCGACGCCGCCGACGGCGAGGCCGTGCTCGACGACCTGGCCGAGATCCTGGCCACGGACCACGACGCCTGA
- a CDS encoding HAD hydrolase-like protein: MTNPTTTVTRTWTCILFDLDGTLTDSAPGITSSLARMFATLGQPVPSPAQLLEYVGPPLLESLQELGGMTEPAARDALAVYRADYSQHGAFDSAVFPGIRGLLERLHAAGIPLALATSKPELQATRILEHFGLAQYFEVITGATEDESRSAKADVVAEALRRLEERGVDLDHTVMVGDRQYDVEGAAAHGLPTILVEWGYGSPAEAAGAIAVVHSADQLRSLLLG, from the coding sequence ATGACCAACCCGACCACCACCGTCACCCGGACGTGGACCTGCATCCTGTTCGACCTCGACGGAACCCTCACCGACTCCGCCCCCGGCATCACCTCCTCGCTCGCGCGCATGTTCGCGACGCTGGGCCAGCCGGTCCCCTCCCCCGCGCAGCTGCTCGAGTACGTCGGGCCGCCGCTGCTCGAGTCCCTGCAGGAGCTCGGCGGGATGACGGAGCCCGCGGCGCGCGACGCGCTCGCCGTGTACCGCGCCGACTACTCGCAGCACGGCGCCTTCGACTCGGCCGTGTTCCCCGGAATCCGCGGACTGCTGGAGCGGCTGCACGCCGCCGGCATCCCGCTCGCGCTGGCCACGAGCAAGCCCGAGCTGCAGGCCACGCGCATCCTGGAGCACTTCGGCCTCGCCCAGTACTTCGAGGTGATCACCGGCGCGACCGAGGATGAGAGCCGCAGCGCCAAGGCGGATGTGGTGGCCGAGGCCCTGCGCCGGCTCGAGGAGCGCGGCGTCGACCTCGATCACACCGTGATGGTCGGCGACCGCCAGTACGACGTCGAGGGCGCCGCCGCACACGGCCTGCCGACGATCCTCGTGGAGTGGGGCTACGGCTCCCCCGCCGAGGCCGCCGGCGCGATCGCCGTCGTGCACTCGGCCGACCAGCTCCGGTCCCTCCTCCTCGGCTGA
- a CDS encoding lactonase family protein → MARELLIGTYTETLPHVDGHAEGVLSASFDGTAVSDVAVAARVTNPSWVAVAPGDAAGSVSVYAVSETEPDGRVVAFARAADGALTELGSASSGGASPAHLVVHPERRLLVTGTYGSGTVSVYALGSDGSLGERTAFIQHEGRGPDPDRQEGPHVHQLSIDPVTGDVVVVDLGLGEVRWYRLSDAGSLALRPGATVVIGSAGPRHLAFHPDGAHALLVNELDSSIDVLRREGDRFVRVQSTTTRADGATGDNAPAAVCVTASGTTVLASNRGDDTIAVFAFDPDDSRLTLVASVPVGGRSPRDLVIAPDGDRVLAACQDSDEVTVFAFDEPTRTLTPLGASPVPTPVRLVFV, encoded by the coding sequence ATGGCCCGCGAACTCCTCATCGGCACGTACACCGAGACCCTCCCGCACGTCGACGGTCACGCGGAGGGGGTGCTCTCGGCGAGCTTCGACGGGACCGCCGTGTCGGACGTCGCGGTCGCCGCCCGGGTGACCAATCCCTCGTGGGTCGCGGTCGCGCCCGGCGACGCGGCGGGCTCCGTCTCCGTCTACGCGGTGAGCGAGACCGAGCCGGACGGACGCGTCGTCGCCTTCGCGCGGGCCGCCGACGGCGCGCTCACCGAGCTCGGCTCCGCGTCGAGCGGCGGGGCGTCGCCCGCCCACCTCGTCGTGCATCCCGAACGCCGCCTGCTGGTGACCGGGACGTACGGCAGCGGCACGGTGTCGGTCTACGCGCTCGGCTCGGACGGCTCGCTCGGGGAGCGGACCGCGTTCATCCAGCACGAAGGCCGCGGCCCGGACCCCGACCGCCAGGAGGGGCCGCACGTCCACCAGCTGAGCATCGACCCGGTGACAGGGGACGTCGTCGTTGTCGACCTCGGGCTGGGGGAGGTGCGCTGGTACCGGCTGTCGGACGCCGGGTCGCTCGCCCTGCGGCCCGGTGCGACGGTGGTCATCGGGTCCGCGGGTCCCCGGCACCTGGCGTTCCACCCGGACGGCGCACACGCGCTGCTCGTGAACGAGCTCGACTCCAGCATTGACGTGCTCCGCCGCGAGGGCGACCGCTTCGTCCGGGTGCAGAGCACGACCACCCGCGCGGATGGCGCCACCGGCGACAACGCGCCCGCGGCGGTGTGCGTGACGGCATCCGGGACGACGGTGCTCGCGAGCAACCGCGGGGACGACACGATCGCGGTGTTCGCATTCGACCCGGACGACTCCCGGCTCACGCTGGTCGCATCCGTGCCCGTCGGCGGCCGGTCGCCGCGCGACCTCGTCATCGCGCCCGACGGCGACCGCGTGCTCGCGGCCTGCCAGGACAGCGACGAGGTCACGGTCTTCGCCTTCGACGAGCCGACGCGGACGCTCACGCCGCTTGGCGCATCCCCCGTCCCGACCCCGGTGCGCCTCGTGTTCGTGTGA
- the nucS gene encoding endonuclease NucS — MRLVIATCSVDYAGRLSAHLPLATRLLMLKADGSLLVHSDGGSYKPLNWMSPPCTLTVDEPDELQAAEGIREVWRVTQAKTADMLVVSIHEILSDTAHDLGVDPGLQKDGVEAHLQKLLAEQIHLLGDGHVLVRREYMTAIGPVDILARDAAGAAVAVELKRRGDIDGVEQLTRYLELMNRDPHLAPVTGVFAAQEIKPQARTLAEDRGIRCLVLDYDAMRGLDDSDSRLF, encoded by the coding sequence GTGCGTCTCGTCATTGCCACCTGCTCCGTCGACTATGCCGGGCGGCTCAGCGCGCACCTGCCGCTGGCCACGCGGCTGCTGATGCTGAAGGCCGACGGCAGCCTCCTGGTCCACTCCGACGGCGGGTCGTACAAGCCGCTCAACTGGATGAGCCCACCCTGCACCCTCACCGTCGACGAGCCGGACGAGCTCCAGGCCGCCGAGGGCATCCGCGAGGTGTGGCGCGTCACCCAGGCGAAGACGGCGGACATGCTCGTGGTGTCCATCCACGAGATCCTCAGCGACACCGCGCACGACCTGGGCGTCGACCCGGGCCTGCAGAAGGACGGCGTCGAGGCCCACCTGCAGAAGCTTCTGGCGGAGCAGATCCACCTCCTGGGCGACGGGCACGTGCTGGTGCGCCGCGAGTACATGACCGCAATCGGGCCGGTCGACATCCTGGCGCGGGATGCCGCGGGCGCGGCGGTCGCCGTCGAGCTGAAGCGCCGCGGCGACATCGACGGGGTGGAGCAGCTCACCCGCTACCTCGAGCTGATGAACCGCGACCCGCACCTGGCGCCGGTGACCGGCGTGTTCGCCGCGCAGGAGATCAAGCCCCAGGCCCGCACGCTCGCCGAGGACCGCGGCATCCGCTGCCTGGTGCTCGACTACGACGCGATGCGCGGCCTCGACGACAGCGACAGCAGGTTGTTCTGA